From a single Candidatus Cetobacterium colombiensis genomic region:
- the panF gene encoding sodium/pantothenate symporter, translated as MLILLPIILYLFLMLGVAWKVNKVKNSENVNFMEEYFIGSRNMGGFVLAMTIIATYVGASSFIGGPGVAYKLGLGWVLLACIQTPTAFLTLGILGKRLAIISRKIGGLTITDLLRARYKNDIVVILGSVIMLIFFIGTVVANFVGGARLFESVTGLPYIVGLIIFSFVIITYTTIGGFRAVALTDAIQGGVMLIASGILFFTLLKSGGGMENIMRTIEQTNPVLLTPDSGGAIAKPFILSFWMLVGVAILGLPATTVRCMGFKDSKSMHNAMIIGTSVVGILMLVMHLIGVMGIAILPGITVGDKIIPTLAISKLHPILAGVFIGGPLAAIMSTVDSFLILSSATIVKDLYINYINPNPSDKKVKKLSLFTSLFIGIIVFFLSLDPPELLVWINLFALAGQEAAFFCPIIMGLYWKRANALGAIASMVFGVASYIYFSVFKVTFSGLHQIVPVILISLIVFILGSYFGEKPDEETIDTFFNI; from the coding sequence ATGCTTATACTTTTACCTATTATTTTATATTTATTTTTAATGCTAGGAGTGGCTTGGAAGGTTAACAAAGTAAAAAATAGTGAAAATGTCAATTTTATGGAAGAATATTTTATTGGAAGTAGAAATATGGGAGGATTTGTTCTTGCTATGACAATAATTGCTACCTATGTTGGAGCAAGTTCTTTCATTGGTGGGCCAGGAGTTGCATATAAACTTGGACTTGGTTGGGTTTTACTTGCTTGTATTCAAACTCCAACGGCATTTTTAACGTTGGGTATTTTAGGAAAACGTTTAGCTATTATTTCACGTAAAATTGGTGGATTAACAATAACGGATTTATTAAGAGCTAGATATAAAAATGATATTGTTGTAATTCTTGGTTCTGTAATTATGTTAATTTTCTTTATTGGTACTGTTGTCGCTAACTTTGTGGGAGGAGCTAGACTTTTTGAAAGTGTTACTGGCTTACCATACATTGTTGGATTAATAATTTTTTCTTTTGTTATAATTACTTATACTACTATTGGTGGTTTTAGAGCCGTTGCTTTAACTGATGCTATCCAAGGTGGAGTAATGTTAATCGCGTCTGGTATTTTATTTTTCACACTTTTAAAATCAGGTGGTGGAATGGAAAATATTATGAGAACGATTGAACAAACTAATCCTGTTCTTTTAACTCCAGATTCTGGTGGAGCCATTGCCAAACCTTTTATACTTTCCTTTTGGATGTTAGTTGGAGTTGCTATTTTAGGTCTACCTGCTACAACTGTTAGATGTATGGGGTTTAAGGATAGTAAGTCTATGCATAACGCCATGATTATTGGAACATCTGTTGTAGGAATATTAATGCTTGTTATGCACCTTATTGGTGTTATGGGAATTGCTATCCTTCCAGGAATTACTGTTGGTGATAAAATTATTCCAACTTTAGCAATCTCTAAATTACATCCTATTTTAGCTGGAGTTTTCATCGGTGGACCTCTTGCTGCTATTATGTCTACAGTTGATTCTTTTTTAATATTATCATCAGCTACAATTGTTAAAGATTTATATATTAATTATATCAATCCTAATCCAAGTGATAAAAAAGTTAAAAAACTTTCTTTATTTACTTCTTTATTTATCGGAATTATTGTATTCTTTCTTTCCCTTGATCCCCCAGAGCTTTTAGTTTGGATTAATCTTTTTGCTCTTGCGGGACAAGAAGCGGCATTTTTCTGTCCAATTATCATGGGATTATATTGGAAACGGGCTAATGCTTTAGGAGCTATCGCTTCAATGGTTTTTGGAGTTGCTTCATATATTTATTTCTCTGTATTTAAAGTTACTTTTTCTGGACTTCATCAAATTGTTCCAGTTATTCTTATTAGTTTAATTGTATTCATATTAGGATCATATTTTGGAGAAAAACCCGATGAGGAGACTATAGATACATTTTTTAACATTTAA
- the moaA gene encoding GTP 3',8-cyclase MoaA, giving the protein MFDKNKRRINYLRISVTDHCNLRCQYCLPEKNKDFYNSKDLLNSDQIEKIVRAFSMIGIKKVRITGGEPLVRKDFNEILMKINHIDKIEKIALTTNGVNLLENLDTFKKNGLKRINISLDSLNASKYNEITRGGDFNKIFTTIKEAISKNFERIRLNVVIMKDINDDEILDFVNLTKDLNISVRFIEVMPIGEGKKFLPIKNSEILNLIKKHYYLEKCRNLSTDGPASYYKVQNFLGEIGFISPLSNNFCENCNRVRVTSNGFLKLCLHYNDGIDLLHYLNNDTSVEKLASIIEDAIYNKKPKQHKMNENLNLDNIESKGMNKIGG; this is encoded by the coding sequence ATGTTTGATAAAAATAAACGAAGAATTAACTATTTAAGGATTTCCGTTACAGATCACTGTAATTTAAGATGTCAATATTGTCTTCCAGAAAAAAATAAAGATTTCTACAATTCGAAAGATTTATTAAATAGTGACCAAATTGAAAAAATTGTAAGAGCTTTTTCTATGATTGGAATTAAAAAAGTTCGAATAACTGGTGGTGAACCTTTAGTAAGAAAAGATTTTAATGAAATTTTAATGAAAATAAATCACATTGATAAAATTGAAAAAATAGCACTTACAACAAATGGTGTAAATCTTTTAGAAAATTTAGATACTTTTAAAAAAAATGGATTAAAAAGAATTAATATTAGTCTTGATAGTCTAAATGCTTCTAAATATAATGAAATTACTCGTGGTGGTGATTTTAATAAAATTTTTACAACTATCAAAGAAGCTATTAGTAAAAACTTTGAACGTATTAGATTAAATGTTGTTATTATGAAAGACATAAATGATGATGAAATTTTAGATTTTGTCAATTTAACTAAAGATTTAAATATAAGTGTACGTTTTATTGAAGTTATGCCTATTGGAGAAGGTAAAAAATTCCTTCCTATTAAAAATTCTGAAATTTTGAATTTAATAAAAAAACATTATTATTTAGAAAAATGTCGTAATTTATCAACAGATGGTCCTGCCTCATATTATAAAGTTCAAAATTTTCTGGGAGAAATTGGCTTTATAAGTCCTCTTTCTAATAATTTTTGTGAAAATTGTAATCGTGTTAGAGTTACTTCTAATGGTTTTTTAAAACTTTGTTTACACTATAATGATGGTATAGATCTTTTACATTACTTAAATAACGATACTTCTGTTGAAAAGTTAGCTAGTATAATAGAGGATGCCATTTATAATAAAAAACCTAAACAGCATAAAATGAATGAAAATTTAAATTTAGATAATATTGAATCAAAAGGAATGAACAAAATTGGAGGGTAA
- a CDS encoding copper homeostasis protein CutC: MKSPVTLEACVGSYAEALSAFKKGANRIELCENLFEGGTTPSYGTIKKARELPIPSFVMIRPRGGDFCYSPEEIEIMKEDIKVCKDLGVLGVVFGVLTKEKEIDYPLLKELIELSKPMSITFHKAFDEIKNPEDEILKLANLGINRILTSGQKSTALEGANSLNQFIKIAQNNIKIIVCGGVTYENFKEVSNLIPSTEYHGKKIV, encoded by the coding sequence ATAAAATCACCTGTAACTTTAGAAGCTTGTGTAGGTTCATATGCTGAAGCTTTATCAGCTTTTAAAAAAGGAGCTAATAGAATTGAATTGTGTGAAAATCTTTTTGAAGGTGGAACAACTCCTTCATATGGAACTATTAAAAAAGCTAGAGAGTTACCTATCCCATCATTTGTTATGATTAGACCTAGAGGTGGTGATTTCTGCTATTCTCCTGAAGAAATTGAAATAATGAAAGAAGATATTAAAGTTTGTAAAGATTTAGGAGTTCTAGGAGTTGTATTTGGTGTTCTAACAAAAGAGAAGGAAATTGATTATCCTCTTCTTAAAGAACTTATTGAACTTTCTAAACCAATGAGCATAACTTTCCATAAAGCTTTTGATGAAATTAAAAATCCAGAAGATGAAATTCTAAAGTTAGCTAATTTAGGTATAAATCGAATTTTAACATCTGGTCAAAAAAGTACTGCTCTTGAAGGAGCTAATTCACTAAATCAATTTATAAAAATTGCTCAAAATAATATTAAAATCATAGTTTGTGGAGGAGTTACATACGAAAACTTTAAAGAAGTTAGTAACCTTATTCCTAGCACTGAATATCATGGTAAAAAAATAGTCTAA
- a CDS encoding YhdT family protein translates to MKKNIKQINKEAIITCILYLFYFCWWYYFAYIYKADNNDFIFGLPSWFFYSCVLGLVVINVLVFIAIKLFFKEIDLD, encoded by the coding sequence ATGAAAAAAAATATTAAACAAATTAACAAAGAAGCTATAATCACATGTATTTTATATCTTTTTTATTTTTGCTGGTGGTATTATTTTGCATATATCTACAAAGCAGATAATAATGACTTTATTTTTGGATTACCAAGTTGGTTCTTTTACTCTTGTGTTTTAGGCTTAGTTGTTATAAATGTTTTAGTTTTTATAGCTATTAAATTATTTTTTAAAGAAATAGATTTAGATTAG
- a CDS encoding AbgT family transporter, producing MSTNSTTKKMSFFEKFLNFVEVTGNKLPHPVAMFFGFFVITILFSVILSYTGVSVSYKEISRTTGQIIEKTTYVQNLLTRSGIRGIFDSTVKNFTGHAALGSIVVAMLGVGLAEGTGLLNSIIKKIVLSTPKQLVSAIVVFAGVMSNIASDAGYVVLIPLGAVIFLSFGRHPLAGIAAAFAGVSGGFSANLLIGTTDPLLGGITTSAAQIVLPGYSVTPTANFFFMFASTFFITAVGAWITDKIVEPRLGDYNGPKVDIDLNNQISPEEKKGLRAAGLATIGFIILVLLMVLPENAIFKLTHEEIAKFIATNNREPGTMEILKPFFSDSIVYILMLAFFIPGLAYGVAAKTVTSHKDVIKSMTKAMASCGQVLVIIFVSAQFVYVFSKSNIGIVIAVKLADVLKDLGISGIWAAVGLIFLTAFVNLFIGGASSKWLMLSPVFIPMFVELGLTPEYTQLAYRIGDSTTNIISPLMSYFPIIVGFASKYEEKEGSMGIGTIIAMMLPYSLVFLAGWTVMFVVWTYLGLPIGPGVNMFM from the coding sequence ATGTCTACAAATTCTACAACAAAAAAAATGAGTTTTTTTGAGAAATTCTTAAACTTTGTTGAAGTTACAGGAAACAAGTTACCACATCCTGTTGCCATGTTCTTTGGCTTCTTCGTGATAACAATTTTATTTTCTGTTATACTTTCTTACACAGGTGTTTCTGTAAGTTATAAGGAAATCTCAAGAACTACCGGACAAATCATTGAAAAAACAACTTATGTCCAAAATCTTCTTACTAGAAGCGGAATTAGAGGAATCTTCGATTCTACAGTTAAAAACTTTACAGGACACGCAGCTTTAGGATCAATCGTAGTTGCTATGCTTGGAGTTGGATTAGCTGAAGGTACAGGATTATTAAATTCTATTATTAAAAAAATTGTTCTTTCTACTCCTAAACAACTTGTTTCGGCTATAGTTGTTTTTGCAGGAGTTATGTCAAATATTGCTTCAGATGCAGGATACGTTGTTCTTATTCCACTTGGAGCTGTAATCTTCTTATCTTTTGGAAGACATCCACTTGCTGGTATTGCTGCTGCTTTCGCAGGAGTTTCTGGTGGATTCTCAGCTAACCTTTTAATTGGTACTACTGACCCATTATTAGGAGGAATTACTACTTCAGCTGCACAAATCGTTTTACCTGGATATTCTGTAACACCAACTGCAAACTTCTTCTTCATGTTTGCTTCTACTTTCTTTATCACAGCTGTTGGAGCATGGATAACTGATAAAATTGTAGAACCTAGACTTGGAGATTATAACGGTCCTAAAGTTGATATTGATTTAAATAATCAAATTTCTCCAGAGGAGAAAAAAGGATTAAGAGCTGCTGGATTAGCTACTATTGGATTTATCATACTTGTTTTACTTATGGTTCTTCCTGAAAATGCAATCTTTAAGCTAACACATGAAGAAATTGCAAAATTTATAGCTACTAACAATAGAGAACCTGGAACAATGGAAATTTTAAAGCCTTTCTTTAGTGATTCTATCGTTTATATCCTTATGTTAGCTTTCTTTATTCCTGGTCTTGCTTATGGAGTTGCTGCAAAAACTGTAACATCTCATAAAGATGTTATTAAGTCAATGACTAAAGCTATGGCTTCTTGTGGACAAGTTTTAGTTATAATCTTTGTTTCTGCTCAATTCGTTTATGTATTCTCTAAATCAAATATTGGAATTGTTATCGCAGTTAAACTTGCTGATGTTTTAAAAGATTTAGGAATTTCTGGAATTTGGGCTGCTGTTGGATTAATTTTCTTAACTGCTTTTGTTAACTTATTTATAGGTGGAGCTTCTTCAAAGTGGTTAATGCTATCTCCTGTTTTCATTCCTATGTTTGTAGAGTTAGGATTAACTCCTGAGTATACTCAGTTAGCATACAGAATAGGAGATTCAACAACTAATATAATTTCACCTTTAATGTCTTATTTCCCAATTATAGTAGGATTTGCTTCTAAATATGAGGAAAAAGAGGGATCTATGGGAATTGGAACTATTATAGCAATGATGCTTCCATACTCTTTAGTTTTCCTTGCTGGTTGGACAGTTATGTTCGTTGTATGGACTTATTTAGGATTACCTATAGGACCTGGAGTTAACATGTTTATGTAA
- the lgt gene encoding prolipoprotein diacylglyceryl transferase — MNPIFLQIGSFKLSYYGLCYAIAFFIGIELLKREASKKGISKNVAEDYAFVAMLSGLLGGRLYYVLFNYNYYFSHPQDIIAVWKGGMAIHGGIIGGFVGTLIYAHRKKLNPFLLGDMVAPLLLLGQGIGRFGNLANGEVHGVPTFTPLSVIFKLKPSFYQWYNSYNLMSISEKAQYKELVPWGLVFPTSSPAGAEFPNLPLHPAMLYEAGLNFIGFFFLYFYMRKKNYATGTIWWSYIIIYSINRIIVSFFRAEDLMLYGFRAPHVISFIMLLIAAIIIIVINKKAGSDK, encoded by the coding sequence ATGAACCCAATATTTTTACAAATAGGTAGCTTTAAATTAAGTTACTATGGACTATGTTATGCAATTGCGTTTTTTATAGGAATAGAACTTTTAAAAAGAGAGGCTAGTAAAAAAGGTATCTCTAAAAATGTTGCAGAAGATTATGCTTTTGTAGCTATGTTATCCGGACTTTTAGGAGGAAGATTATATTACGTTTTATTTAATTATAATTACTATTTTTCTCATCCTCAGGATATAATAGCTGTTTGGAAGGGTGGAATGGCCATTCACGGAGGAATAATTGGTGGATTTGTAGGAACTTTAATATATGCTCATAGAAAAAAATTAAATCCATTTTTATTAGGAGATATGGTTGCACCACTGTTACTTTTAGGGCAGGGAATAGGAAGATTTGGAAATCTAGCAAATGGAGAGGTTCATGGGGTACCAACTTTTACTCCATTAAGTGTAATATTTAAATTGAAACCTAGCTTTTATCAATGGTATAATAGTTATAATTTAATGAGTATTTCAGAAAAAGCTCAATATAAAGAATTAGTTCCTTGGGGATTAGTATTTCCAACGTCATCGCCAGCAGGAGCAGAATTTCCTAATTTACCGTTACATCCAGCTATGCTTTACGAAGCAGGCTTGAACTTTATAGGCTTTTTCTTCTTGTATTTCTATATGAGAAAGAAAAACTATGCTACAGGAACAATTTGGTGGTCTTATATAATTATATATAGTATAAATCGTATAATTGTTAGTTTTTTTAGAGCTGAAGATTTAATGCTATATGGGTTTAGAGCCCCACATGTTATAAGTTTTATAATGTTGTTGATTGCAGCAATAATTATAATAGTTATTAATAAAAAAGCAGGGAGTGATAAATAA
- a CDS encoding FprA family A-type flavoprotein, whose translation MHYHAPITEKVFWIGTNDRKTERFENYLPLPQGVAYNSYLINDEKTCIIDTVDFSTAGLFIEKINGILKGKNLDYIIVNHMEPDHSGSLGEVISHFPEAKIIGNVITLKMIKAFIPDFEENKFICIKEGDTLKLGHHTLTFAMVPMVHWPESMVTYDTTEKILFSNDAFGSFGTLDGGIFDDEINFSFYEDEMRRYYSNIVGKYGPQVLNAINKLGGLEIKYICPSHGILWRKDISVVINHFANWASFTPEEEGVVIVYGTLYGTTAKMANVIARELSWNGIKNIKIYDASKTDHSYIISDIWKYKGLIIGSAAHNNDVYPVLQGLLHKLKNYGLKNRYLGIFGNMLWSGGGVRAIKAFADALPGIEVIADSVESKGEPTLEDQKKLETIAKAMAEKLKSERQ comes from the coding sequence ATGCATTATCATGCGCCCATTACAGAAAAAGTTTTCTGGATTGGAACTAACGATAGAAAAACTGAAAGATTTGAAAATTATTTGCCATTACCGCAAGGTGTTGCTTATAATTCATATCTTATAAATGACGAAAAAACATGTATTATAGATACAGTTGATTTTTCTACTGCTGGGTTATTTATTGAAAAAATAAATGGAATTTTAAAAGGAAAAAATCTTGATTACATCATAGTTAATCATATGGAGCCCGATCATTCTGGTTCTCTTGGAGAAGTTATTTCTCATTTCCCAGAGGCAAAAATTATTGGTAATGTTATTACATTAAAAATGATAAAAGCTTTTATTCCTGATTTTGAAGAAAATAAATTTATTTGTATAAAAGAAGGAGATACTTTAAAACTAGGACATCACACTTTAACTTTTGCAATGGTTCCTATGGTTCATTGGCCTGAGTCAATGGTTACATATGATACTACTGAAAAAATTCTGTTCTCTAACGACGCTTTTGGAAGCTTTGGAACTTTAGATGGTGGAATTTTTGATGATGAAATAAATTTCTCTTTCTATGAAGATGAAATGAGAAGATACTATTCTAACATTGTTGGAAAATATGGTCCTCAAGTTTTAAATGCTATAAATAAATTAGGAGGATTAGAAATAAAATATATTTGTCCTTCACATGGAATTTTATGGAGAAAGGATATCTCTGTAGTAATAAATCACTTTGCTAATTGGGCTAGTTTTACTCCTGAAGAAGAAGGTGTTGTTATTGTTTACGGTACTCTTTATGGAACAACTGCGAAAATGGCAAATGTTATTGCTAGAGAACTTTCTTGGAATGGAATAAAAAATATTAAAATATACGATGCTTCAAAAACTGATCACTCTTATATTATTAGCGATATTTGGAAATATAAAGGGCTTATTATTGGATCTGCAGCTCATAATAACGATGTTTATCCCGTTTTACAAGGACTTCTACATAAATTAAAAAATTATGGTTTAAAAAATAGATATCTTGGAATTTTCGGTAATATGTTATGGAGTGGTGGTGGTGTAAGAGCTATTAAAGCTTTCGCTGATGCTCTTCCTGGCATAGAAGTTATTGCTGATTCTGTAGAGTCTAAAGGAGAACCTACTTTAGAAGATCAGAAAAAATTAGAAACTATTGCTAAAGCTATGGCTGAAAAGTTAAAAAGCGAAAGACAATAA
- a CDS encoding MBL fold metallo-hydrolase: MELKFKFLGKSCWILDIDNKVKIGSNPSFNVKKGSDTKFIEPHDEAFKNVKLWLITECTPNSFDEEGAKVIELDSKIIARKECGKLLRDKKNSNIYFLDWFKKIEFEIKGYKIIVEGVPTYKGGGFLSSPILGKANGYLLTVIDNENKRKRIYVTGETIYQENIIKTLIYYPIDLMITNIENIKNNYFSGEKTMDLVMLNSFIRTLNPKEVITIFSKGEKARKEIQKYIELIEIGEEKNIY, encoded by the coding sequence ATGGAATTAAAGTTTAAATTTTTAGGTAAATCTTGTTGGATTTTAGACATAGATAATAAAGTTAAAATAGGGTCTAATCCCTCATTTAATGTAAAAAAAGGTAGTGATACTAAATTTATTGAACCTCATGATGAAGCTTTTAAAAATGTAAAATTATGGTTAATTACTGAGTGCACTCCAAATAGTTTTGATGAAGAGGGAGCAAAGGTTATAGAACTTGATTCTAAAATTATTGCAAGAAAGGAATGTGGAAAGCTTTTAAGAGATAAAAAAAATTCCAATATTTATTTTTTAGATTGGTTCAAAAAAATAGAATTTGAAATAAAAGGATATAAAATAATTGTAGAAGGTGTGCCAACTTATAAAGGTGGAGGTTTTTTATCAAGCCCTATTTTAGGAAAGGCAAATGGATATCTTTTAACGGTAATTGATAATGAAAATAAAAGAAAAAGAATATATGTTACAGGAGAAACAATATATCAAGAAAACATAATAAAAACATTAATATACTATCCCATAGATTTAATGATAACTAATATAGAAAATATAAAAAATAATTATTTTAGTGGAGAAAAAACTATGGATTTAGTAATGTTAAATAGTTTTATAAGGACTTTGAATCCCAAAGAGGTAATAACGATATTTTCTAAGGGTGAAAAGGCAAGAAAAGAGATTCAAAAATATATAGAATTAATAGAAATTGGAGAGGAAAAAAATATATATTAA
- a CDS encoding aromatic acid exporter family protein, with the protein MFKYFDHKVIKTALASFLAYYLADYFGIKYGLTASIIAIISIQATKSDSIKITIERFLAVILGMSLFILLSAFLGYQYITLGIFILLFMPLCIKFRIVQGFLVTTVLATHILSEKSISIDFLLNEFYVLILGLFIGNILNLYMPTNSKAIDSIKSKVDLLIKKILSDISESLKCSCVSIDEDKNFKSLKLTIEEGRKFSLLDYDNSLFDKCNENLDFFSMRRRQYRILTRMRTCFKRLYITHEYSLIIADFITKVSENIEVDKNTTPLIKEHKDLKELFSNFPLPKTRAEFENRATLFQLLQEMEEFLNAKIEFKKSYNS; encoded by the coding sequence ATGTTTAAATATTTTGATCACAAAGTTATAAAAACTGCTTTAGCTTCATTTTTAGCTTATTATTTAGCTGATTATTTTGGTATAAAGTACGGATTAACTGCTAGTATTATTGCCATAATTTCTATTCAAGCAACAAAAAGTGATAGTATTAAAATTACAATTGAACGTTTTTTAGCAGTTATCTTAGGAATGTCTCTTTTTATTTTATTATCAGCATTTTTAGGTTATCAATATATTACTCTAGGTATTTTTATTCTATTATTTATGCCTCTTTGCATTAAATTTAGAATTGTCCAAGGATTTTTAGTTACCACTGTTCTTGCAACTCATATTTTAAGTGAAAAATCTATTTCAATAGATTTTTTACTTAATGAGTTTTATGTTTTAATTTTAGGATTATTTATTGGTAATATTCTTAATTTATATATGCCAACAAATTCTAAAGCTATTGATTCTATTAAATCTAAAGTTGATTTATTAATAAAAAAAATACTTTCTGATATTTCTGAAAGTTTAAAATGTAGTTGTGTTTCCATTGATGAAGATAAAAATTTTAAATCATTAAAACTAACTATCGAAGAAGGAAGAAAATTTTCTCTATTGGATTATGATAATTCTTTGTTTGATAAATGTAATGAGAATTTAGATTTTTTTTCAATGAGAAGACGCCAATATAGGATATTAACAAGAATGAGAACATGTTTTAAAAGGTTATATATTACTCATGAATATAGTCTTATTATTGCAGATTTTATAACTAAAGTTAGTGAAAATATTGAAGTGGATAAAAATACTACTCCATTGATAAAAGAACACAAAGATTTAAAAGAATTATTTTCAAATTTTCCACTTCCTAAAACAAGAGCTGAGTTTGAAAATAGAGCTACATTATTTCAATTATTACAAGAAATGGAAGAATTCCTTAATGCTAAAATTGAATTTAAAAAAAGTTATAATAGTTGA